One stretch of Dokdonia sp. Hel_I_53 DNA includes these proteins:
- a CDS encoding response regulator, whose translation MNISDLHILLVEDTTSDAELIKRQIHKIDKDIQTQVVDNLSDLKVTIATFNPQIILSDYNLPTCTGMDVLKVARENSPSATFVFLTGTLQDEELAAETILNGADGFILKKHINDLVSRLKPFIEKVRNKPNIVQDAQNRIKKSSDLISNIKEYMENINNENMTHQERLDKIRLHLDNIKKSL comes from the coding sequence ATGAATATATCTGATTTGCATATACTTTTAGTTGAGGACACAACTTCTGATGCAGAGTTAATCAAAAGACAAATTCATAAAATAGATAAGGATATACAAACACAAGTTGTAGATAATTTATCTGATTTAAAAGTTACGATTGCAACTTTTAACCCACAAATTATTTTATCAGATTATAACCTACCCACTTGTACGGGGATGGATGTTTTGAAGGTAGCAAGGGAAAACTCTCCTAGTGCCACCTTTGTTTTTCTTACGGGCACTCTTCAAGATGAAGAACTAGCGGCAGAAACTATATTAAACGGAGCAGACGGATTTATTCTAAAAAAGCATATAAATGATTTAGTCAGCAGACTTAAACCTTTTATTGAAAAAGTGCGAAACAAACCTAACATTGTTCAAGATGCTCAAAATCGAATAAAAAAGAGCTCTGATCTGATTAGCAATATCAAGGAGTACATGGAAAATATTAATAACGAAAATATGACGCATCAAGAACGCCTTGATAAGATTAGACTTCACCTCGATAATATAAAAAAATCCCTTTGA
- a CDS encoding alanine/glycine:cation symporter family protein → MIMQTSFYEQLNTIISDFSSAMWGIPLVCLLIGGGLFLLIYSRFLPFRYLGHAIAVLRGKYDDEQDEGEISHFEALTTALSATVGMGNIAGVAVAIAIGGPGAVFWMWMSAIVGMATKFFTGSLAIMYRGKDSEGKLQGGPMYFIMEGMGKAWKPLAAIFSVAGLVGALPVFNVNQLTQAINDILLVPQGIAVGLQTNLIIGLVLVIITGFVILGGLDRISKTAAKLVPAMVLLYFLAVLAILFVNIEVVPSYLMLIFTDAFSADFYKTDELLGGVLGGLILLGIKRGAFSNEAGVGTAPMAHGAAKTAQPIREGLVAMLGPAIDTIIVCTLTALAILVTDVWQTSDANGVSLTASAFAKALSPAGKYILLICIAVFSISSLFSYSYYGTKCLSFLFGAQNKKYYNIIYIASILLGATTSLSMMINLIDGFFAIMAIPTMIATLYLAPRVMKEAKRYFKDLK, encoded by the coding sequence ATGATTATGCAAACCTCTTTTTATGAGCAACTCAATACTATAATTTCAGATTTTTCTAGTGCCATGTGGGGTATTCCTCTGGTATGCTTACTCATAGGAGGAGGATTATTCTTGTTGATTTATTCCAGATTTCTTCCATTTAGATATCTAGGTCATGCCATAGCGGTGTTACGTGGTAAATATGATGATGAGCAAGATGAAGGCGAGATTTCACATTTTGAAGCGCTCACTACAGCCTTAAGTGCAACAGTGGGAATGGGAAATATTGCAGGAGTAGCAGTAGCTATAGCAATAGGTGGTCCAGGAGCAGTTTTTTGGATGTGGATGAGCGCTATTGTAGGTATGGCAACCAAATTTTTTACAGGATCGCTAGCCATTATGTATAGAGGTAAGGATAGTGAAGGTAAACTTCAAGGAGGACCTATGTACTTTATAATGGAAGGAATGGGAAAGGCATGGAAACCTCTTGCAGCTATTTTTAGTGTCGCTGGACTCGTAGGGGCATTGCCTGTATTTAATGTCAATCAGCTTACACAAGCCATCAACGATATTTTATTAGTGCCTCAAGGAATTGCTGTTGGATTGCAAACCAATCTTATTATTGGGTTAGTGCTTGTTATTATCACTGGATTTGTAATTCTTGGTGGTTTAGACCGTATTTCAAAAACAGCAGCAAAGCTAGTTCCGGCTATGGTATTACTATATTTTCTAGCTGTTTTAGCTATATTATTTGTTAATATAGAAGTGGTTCCTAGCTATTTAATGCTCATTTTTACAGATGCCTTTAGTGCAGATTTTTATAAAACTGACGAGCTGTTAGGAGGCGTTTTAGGCGGTTTGATTTTACTTGGTATCAAACGTGGTGCATTTTCTAATGAAGCAGGTGTTGGTACGGCACCTATGGCACATGGAGCGGCAAAAACAGCTCAGCCCATACGCGAAGGGTTAGTTGCTATGCTTGGGCCAGCTATTGATACCATTATTGTTTGTACACTTACGGCGCTGGCAATATTGGTAACAGATGTTTGGCAAACAAGTGATGCAAATGGAGTAAGTTTGACGGCTTCCGCTTTCGCGAAAGCGTTATCACCCGCAGGTAAATACATCTTACTAATATGCATCGCTGTATTTAGTATCTCATCCCTGTTTTCGTATAGCTATTACGGAACAAAATGTTTGAGTTTCCTTTTCGGAGCACAAAATAAGAAATACTATAACATCATATACATCGCAAGTATATTGCTAGGAGCCACAACATCTTTAAGCATGATGATTAATCTCATTGATGGTTTTTTTGCGATAATGGCAATCCCAACAATGATCGCCACACTTTACCTTGCACCTAGGGTTATGAAAGAAGCAAAGCGTTATTTTAAAGATTTAAAATAA
- a CDS encoding ATP-binding protein → MSLQLDVEANVLELLDHAYLKRGDDLNKSLEISYHALALSRNLQNPSLIGKCLTKISLYHMISAENEKAIAMSEEAIQYFAEDNDELGIANANYNIAGVYYKTNNYHLGMFHLIDCLTIYRKYGDKHNESRAHKSLGTIFEILGDQPNAIVAYENAINCAQQAENLNLESNVYNPLSGILLKQKKINLALNLITKSISIKISTGDRRGYAFAVYGRGKILTYLEKYSDALSDFQEALAIHREVDDVFGIAMCYNKIAHLFVRQGDSEKAKFFLKKAIDLSDKNELSVMKYKCYHFMYSIYKDEGNTKKALNYLEKYIDEKDDAVNSQTLKVIENYERISKLQSKENQARLERQKFEIAQKQERAEQTAAMKQNFLSAMSHEIRTPLNAITSIISLLHERSDEGEKELLTSLQFSSKNLLRIINDILDFSKLESDNMQLEIYPVEFKKLLNNIKQTYSSLADEKNIKLSLTIDPKVSEAYLLDETKLFQILGNLISNAIKFTDNGGIKINVILDYEGDQYDTITFEVIDTGIGISPEEQEKLFESFYIPKSITTRNDGGTGLGLAIVKKLVELHNSSIRIKSEVNAGSTFLFKFNLEKTSIPFQYSKQEKHTLMGKVAILAEDNKINALVMNKLLTKWGVKIKRVKNGLEAVKIASEERVDFILMDIHMPELNGFDATRSIRTIPNVNQTTPIFALTADVTAANSHEYAHHFNGFLWKPIEIDKLFKALTQVQKINNMLNETTTSKST, encoded by the coding sequence ATGAGTCTACAACTTGATGTAGAAGCTAATGTTTTAGAACTTCTTGATCACGCCTATTTAAAACGTGGCGATGACCTTAATAAAAGTCTTGAAATTTCATACCATGCCCTTGCTTTAAGTAGAAATTTACAGAACCCATCACTCATTGGTAAATGCCTAACAAAAATCTCTCTCTATCATATGATAAGTGCAGAGAATGAAAAGGCTATTGCTATGTCTGAGGAAGCAATACAATATTTCGCAGAAGATAATGATGAGCTTGGGATTGCTAATGCAAATTATAACATTGCTGGAGTATATTACAAAACTAATAATTATCACCTAGGAATGTTTCACTTGATAGATTGTTTGACAATTTACAGGAAATATGGTGATAAGCACAACGAGTCAAGAGCCCATAAATCTCTTGGAACTATATTTGAAATTTTAGGAGATCAACCCAATGCCATTGTCGCTTATGAAAATGCTATAAATTGTGCACAACAAGCTGAGAATCTTAATTTAGAATCTAACGTTTACAATCCTCTCTCAGGAATACTCCTGAAGCAAAAGAAAATTAATCTAGCTCTCAATCTAATTACAAAGTCGATTTCTATTAAAATTTCTACTGGTGATAGAAGAGGTTATGCTTTTGCTGTATATGGTAGAGGTAAAATACTTACGTATTTAGAAAAATACTCGGATGCTCTCAGTGATTTTCAAGAAGCATTAGCTATCCACAGGGAAGTAGATGATGTTTTTGGTATAGCTATGTGTTATAATAAAATTGCTCATTTATTTGTGAGACAAGGAGATTCTGAAAAAGCAAAATTTTTTTTAAAAAAAGCTATAGATCTCAGTGATAAAAATGAACTTTCTGTAATGAAATATAAATGCTATCATTTCATGTATAGTATTTATAAAGATGAAGGTAATACAAAGAAGGCTTTAAATTACTTGGAGAAATATATAGATGAAAAGGATGATGCTGTTAATTCTCAAACTTTAAAAGTGATTGAAAATTATGAGCGTATTTCTAAGCTACAATCTAAAGAAAACCAAGCACGTCTAGAGCGTCAAAAATTTGAAATAGCTCAAAAACAAGAGCGCGCAGAACAAACTGCAGCCATGAAGCAGAACTTTTTATCTGCTATGAGTCATGAAATTAGGACTCCTCTAAATGCAATTACAAGTATCATCTCTCTTCTACATGAAAGATCTGATGAAGGAGAAAAAGAGTTGTTAACTTCTCTTCAATTTTCTTCAAAAAATCTATTGCGAATTATTAATGATATTCTAGATTTTTCCAAACTAGAATCAGATAATATGCAGTTAGAAATATATCCTGTTGAGTTTAAAAAATTATTAAATAATATAAAGCAAACTTATTCAAGTCTCGCAGATGAAAAAAACATCAAACTTTCTTTAACAATAGACCCTAAAGTAAGTGAGGCTTACCTACTTGATGAAACCAAGCTCTTTCAAATTCTAGGCAATTTAATTAGTAATGCTATAAAATTTACTGATAACGGTGGTATTAAGATAAATGTAATTTTAGATTATGAAGGTGATCAGTATGACACCATTACATTTGAAGTAATAGACACAGGTATTGGTATATCCCCAGAGGAGCAAGAAAAGCTTTTTGAAAGTTTTTACATTCCTAAATCTATAACCACTAGAAATGATGGTGGTACAGGACTTGGTCTGGCTATCGTAAAGAAGCTTGTAGAATTGCACAATAGCTCTATTAGAATTAAAAGTGAGGTCAATGCAGGATCTACCTTTCTTTTTAAATTTAATTTAGAAAAAACAAGTATACCCTTCCAGTATTCAAAGCAGGAAAAACACACATTAATGGGAAAAGTTGCTATTCTGGCCGAGGACAATAAAATTAATGCCTTAGTGATGAATAAACTACTTACTAAATGGGGTGTAAAAATAAAGCGTGTAAAAAATGGATTAGAAGCAGTCAAAATAGCTAGTGAAGAGCGTGTTGATTTTATACTTATGGACATCCATATGCCAGAGTTAAATGGTTTTGATGCAACACGATCAATTCGGACAATTCCTAATGTAAATCAAACCACACCTATATTTGCTTTAACAGCTGACGTCACAGCGGCAAACTCTCATGAATACGCGCATCATTTTAATGGTTTTTTATGGAAGCCTATAGAAATAGATAAGTTATTTAAAGCACTTACACAGGTACAAAAAATAAATAATATGCTCAATGAAACTACTACATCCAAGTCTACATAA
- a CDS encoding S-adenosyl-l-methionine hydroxide adenosyltransferase family protein, producing the protein MKIITLTTDFGEKDHFAGAVKGAIYSELETVRIVDVSHSVSPFHLREAAYIIQNSYKNFPLGTIHIIGVDSELTPENNHIAVKLDGHYFICANNGIISLLTKDIVPEEKVEINIHSRTQTNFTVLDVFVKAACHIARGGTLGVIGKPIEKIRQLTGISPVVNNARNQISGSVIYIDNYGNVVSTITKKLFDEVGKGRTFKMVARGVEITKIYNTYSDAINFDKEKGKREEEGKKLAIFNSGNYIELAIYKSNPNTVGSASTLFGLTYRDIILINFSEK; encoded by the coding sequence ATGAAAATTATAACTCTTACGACAGACTTTGGGGAGAAGGACCACTTTGCAGGTGCTGTAAAAGGTGCAATATACTCTGAGTTAGAGACGGTACGCATAGTTGATGTATCTCACTCTGTATCTCCGTTTCATTTAAGAGAGGCTGCTTATATAATTCAGAATTCTTATAAAAATTTCCCACTAGGAACGATCCATATTATAGGAGTAGATAGTGAACTTACCCCAGAAAATAATCATATTGCCGTAAAGCTAGACGGTCATTACTTCATATGTGCAAATAATGGGATCATTTCTTTGCTCACAAAAGATATTGTCCCAGAGGAGAAAGTTGAAATTAATATACACTCTCGAACTCAGACTAATTTCACAGTATTAGATGTGTTTGTAAAAGCTGCTTGTCACATTGCTCGTGGTGGTACATTAGGAGTTATAGGAAAACCTATAGAAAAAATACGCCAACTCACAGGCATCAGCCCTGTGGTAAACAACGCTCGCAACCAAATTTCTGGAAGTGTAATATATATAGACAATTATGGTAATGTGGTGAGTACTATCACAAAGAAACTTTTTGACGAAGTGGGAAAAGGACGTACGTTTAAGATGGTTGCAAGAGGAGTTGAAATCACAAAAATTTACAATACTTATAGTGATGCTATAAATTTTGACAAGGAAAAAGGAAAGAGAGAAGAGGAAGGAAAGAAACTTGCCATATTTAATTCTGGAAATTACATAGAGCTTGCTATATACAAAAGTAACCCTAATACAGTAGGAAGTGCATCAACACTTTTTGGACTTACTTACAGAGATATCATACTTATAAATTTTAGTGAAAAATGA
- a CDS encoding phosphoribosylaminoimidazolesuccinocarboxamide synthase has product MNTIIDTNFNFPGQQSLYKGKVREVYTLEDDLLLMVATDRLSAFDVVMPKGIPYKGQILNQIATKMMKDTEDIVPNWLVATPDPNVAIGKRCEPFKVEMVIRGYMSGHAAREYKQGKRWLCGVEMPEGMKENDAFPTPIITPATKAEMGDHDEDISREEILKRGIVSQEDYIILEDYTRKLFARGTEIAASRGLILVDTKYEFGKTAQGEIVLIDEIHTPDSSRYFYAEGYEERQNKEEPQKQLSKEFVRQWLISNNFQGLEGQTVPEMSDAYIQSVSERYIELYENITGENFHKADTENIQRRIENNVLAYLS; this is encoded by the coding sequence GTGAATACTATTATAGACACTAATTTTAATTTTCCAGGACAGCAATCACTTTACAAAGGCAAAGTGCGAGAAGTCTACACTTTAGAAGATGATCTGCTTTTAATGGTGGCAACAGATAGGTTGAGTGCTTTTGATGTAGTAATGCCAAAAGGAATTCCTTACAAAGGACAGATTCTTAATCAAATAGCTACTAAAATGATGAAGGATACTGAGGATATAGTTCCTAACTGGCTGGTTGCTACACCAGATCCCAATGTGGCTATAGGTAAACGCTGTGAACCATTTAAAGTAGAAATGGTGATAAGAGGTTATATGTCTGGTCACGCTGCTAGAGAGTATAAACAAGGAAAGAGATGGCTTTGTGGTGTTGAAATGCCAGAGGGTATGAAAGAAAATGATGCATTTCCTACTCCTATAATAACACCTGCAACAAAAGCAGAAATGGGTGATCATGATGAAGATATTTCTCGTGAGGAAATCTTAAAAAGAGGAATTGTTTCTCAAGAGGATTATATTATTTTAGAAGACTATACACGGAAGCTTTTTGCTAGAGGAACTGAGATCGCTGCATCTAGAGGCCTTATTCTTGTAGACACAAAATACGAGTTTGGAAAAACTGCACAAGGCGAGATTGTACTTATAGATGAAATACACACTCCAGATTCTTCTCGCTATTTCTATGCAGAAGGATATGAGGAACGTCAAAATAAAGAAGAGCCACAAAAACAACTTTCAAAAGAATTTGTAAGACAATGGCTTATTAGTAATAATTTTCAGGGATTGGAAGGGCAGACCGTGCCAGAAATGAGTGATGCATATATACAATCAGTCTCAGAGAGATATATTGAGCTATATGAGAATATTACTGGGGAAAATTTTCACAAAGCAGATACAGAAAATATACAGCGGCGTATAGAAAATAATGTGTTAGCCTATTTAAGCTAA
- a CDS encoding PhoH family protein, whose amino-acid sequence MNELILELSEINPREFFGQRNQNIELLKQYYPKLKIVARGNKIKAYGDEDLLEEFDRRMEMLMEHFGKYNKLDENSIERVLTSVSKADYETPVESGEILVHGVSGKLIKPQTANQRKLVELSKKNDLTFAIGPAGTGKTYVGVALAVKALKEKQVKRIILTRPAVEAGENLGFLPGDLKEKLDPYMQPLYDALRDMIPHEKLETFIEKGVIQIAPMAFMRGRTLDNAFVILDEAQNTTHAQMKMFLTRMGRNAKFMITGDPGQIDLPRRVTSGLKEALLILKTVKGVGMIYLDDKDVVRHPLVKKMIAAYREIENRND is encoded by the coding sequence TTGAACGAATTAATCTTAGAACTTTCAGAGATAAACCCGCGCGAATTTTTTGGACAGCGCAATCAAAATATTGAGCTATTAAAACAATATTACCCTAAGTTAAAAATTGTAGCAAGAGGTAATAAAATCAAAGCATATGGAGATGAAGATCTTCTAGAAGAATTTGATAGACGTATGGAAATGCTTATGGAGCATTTTGGGAAGTATAATAAATTAGATGAAAACTCTATAGAACGTGTCTTAACGAGTGTAAGTAAGGCAGACTATGAAACTCCAGTTGAGAGTGGAGAAATTCTTGTGCACGGTGTTAGTGGGAAGCTTATCAAACCGCAAACAGCAAATCAACGTAAGCTTGTAGAGCTTTCAAAAAAAAATGATCTTACTTTTGCTATAGGTCCTGCGGGAACAGGCAAAACATATGTAGGTGTTGCTCTCGCTGTAAAGGCGCTTAAGGAAAAACAAGTAAAACGAATAATTCTTACCAGACCAGCGGTAGAGGCAGGAGAGAATCTTGGTTTTTTACCAGGAGACTTAAAAGAAAAATTAGACCCTTACATGCAGCCGCTATATGATGCATTGCGAGATATGATACCGCATGAGAAGCTAGAGACATTTATTGAAAAGGGAGTGATTCAAATTGCACCTATGGCATTTATGAGAGGACGTACGTTAGATAATGCTTTCGTCATTCTTGACGAAGCTCAAAATACCACTCATGCGCAGATGAAAATGTTTTTAACACGTATGGGGCGCAATGCAAAATTCATGATAACGGGTGATCCTGGTCAGATAGATTTGCCTCGTCGTGTAACTAGTGGCCTTAAGGAAGCATTGCTTATACTTAAGACAGTAAAAGGTGTGGGAATGATTTACTTAGATGATAAAGATGTGGTGCGTCACCCTCTTGTTAAAAAAATGATTGCCGCTTACCGCGAAATTGAAAATAGGAATGACTGA
- a CDS encoding helix-turn-helix domain-containing protein yields MKSYKLKIEQVDDFVPELADAFGVNFTNNFGEFSVEVPDHIGEGTIKGINFPNGIGLHIIQCEMKDDTEFYFKNNAINSLRFIYCMKGVVGHKFSSSTEETTIRRAEHLIAAARYNEDQMYIIKKQTPAIICYLELDKMKFQKQLSYDLSKIDPVHYPLFADVNALTQICNKGYYSLQISDIIDDILTNDDVGLVRTNYLGAKALECTSLMLKLYKEDSLQGGKRTTLRLSDLDNVAAAVQYIQKHISDLSTIPEIAEAVGIESYRLQDGFKRNYGVTVNDYIKDYRLKRALAMLTAEDMNVSEVVYALGLSSRSYFSKIFKEKYGISPSSLRKNPEE; encoded by the coding sequence ATGAAATCATATAAACTAAAAATCGAACAAGTTGATGATTTTGTTCCAGAACTGGCAGATGCATTTGGTGTTAATTTCACAAATAATTTTGGAGAATTTTCAGTAGAGGTTCCGGATCATATAGGAGAAGGTACTATTAAGGGTATAAATTTTCCTAATGGGATAGGCTTGCATATCATTCAATGCGAAATGAAGGATGATACAGAGTTTTACTTTAAAAATAATGCTATCAATTCCCTCCGTTTTATCTATTGTATGAAAGGGGTAGTGGGTCATAAATTTTCCAGTTCAACTGAGGAAACAACCATTAGAAGAGCAGAACACCTTATAGCCGCGGCTAGATATAATGAAGATCAAATGTATATCATTAAAAAGCAAACCCCAGCGATTATTTGTTATTTGGAGCTCGATAAAATGAAATTTCAAAAACAGTTATCTTATGATTTGTCAAAAATAGACCCTGTTCATTATCCACTTTTTGCAGACGTAAACGCACTTACACAAATTTGTAATAAAGGCTACTATAGTCTTCAAATATCTGATATTATTGATGATATTCTTACAAATGACGATGTAGGATTAGTGCGCACAAATTACTTAGGAGCAAAAGCGCTAGAGTGTACTTCTTTAATGCTCAAATTATATAAAGAAGACTCCTTACAAGGAGGAAAACGTACTACACTACGTTTATCAGATTTAGATAATGTTGCAGCTGCAGTACAGTATATTCAGAAACATATATCAGACTTGAGTACAATACCAGAAATAGCAGAGGCTGTTGGTATAGAATCCTATAGGCTGCAAGATGGTTTCAAAAGAAATTATGGGGTAACTGTAAATGATTACATTAAAGATTACCGTTTAAAGAGAGCACTTGCAATGCTCACAGCAGAAGATATGAATGTATCTGAGGTTGTATATGCTTTAGGGCTATCTAGCCGAAGTTATTTTTCCAAAATTTTCAAAGAAAAATATGGCATAAGTCCATCTTCTTTACGTAAAAACCCTGAAGAATAA
- a CDS encoding biliverdin-producing heme oxygenase, which yields MILEKLKADTFEIHKEVEKDNLAKFIMDESITQTQYEILLRQNFKVYKAVEDFVNSHYDILPQELKAFTGYEKTNRLAKDINSFSNLPLPQPYKIASNRDLATVIGLLYVIEGSMLGGMMMSKKIQSCAHLSHIDTHHFYHSNVKESAARWKNFKAVLTSITFSDQESENAVASAMKTFSLFQESYKSKNI from the coding sequence TTGATACTAGAAAAACTTAAGGCAGATACCTTTGAGATCCATAAAGAGGTAGAAAAAGACAATCTTGCAAAATTCATAATGGATGAGTCTATTACTCAAACACAATATGAAATTCTTTTAAGACAAAATTTTAAGGTTTATAAAGCCGTAGAAGACTTTGTAAATTCCCATTATGATATTTTGCCTCAAGAACTAAAAGCTTTTACAGGTTATGAAAAAACAAATAGACTTGCAAAAGACATAAATTCTTTTTCCAATTTACCATTGCCTCAACCTTATAAAATTGCCAGTAATAGAGATCTCGCTACTGTAATTGGACTTCTTTATGTAATTGAAGGTTCTATGTTGGGAGGGATGATGATGTCAAAAAAAATTCAAAGTTGCGCCCACCTATCTCATATAGATACACATCATTTCTATCACTCTAATGTAAAGGAAAGCGCAGCAAGATGGAAAAACTTTAAAGCTGTTTTAACTTCTATTACATTTTCAGATCAAGAGTCTGAAAATGCAGTAGCAAGTGCAATGAAGACTTTTTCGCTATTTCAAGAGTCTTATAAGTCTAAAAATATATAG
- a CDS encoding putative quinol monooxygenase: MIVRLVKLRFRESEISSFLINFEEIKSTIRSFDGCEYLELLQDTDDVCIFFTHSHWRSIQDLENYRNSAFFKNIWSQTKTKFSGKPEAWSTISLDKQP, encoded by the coding sequence ATGATTGTAAGATTGGTAAAATTACGCTTTCGCGAAAGCGAGATTTCTTCGTTTCTAATAAATTTTGAAGAAATAAAATCAACCATTCGCTCCTTTGATGGTTGTGAGTATTTAGAATTATTACAAGATACAGATGATGTGTGTATATTTTTTACACATAGCCACTGGAGAAGCATACAGGACTTAGAAAATTATCGAAACTCTGCGTTTTTCAAGAATATTTGGTCTCAAACTAAAACAAAGTTTTCTGGAAAGCCAGAAGCTTGGAGCACCATATCTCTAGACAAACAACCTTGA
- a CDS encoding DNA topoisomerase IB: MTLTASQIEKILKNPEETASIANLIYVSDADLNIRRKKNKEKYDYVFNNKPLKDKKELDRINKLVIPPNWEKVRIAYPPNGHLQVVGRDAKNRKVYRYHDLWSKIRNQTKFYKLASFGKALPLIRDRVDQDLDLPGMTQRKVLALILRLMEETHIRIGNDYYAKRNKTYGLSTLRTRHVTTSKNRIKFEFTGKKGKKHAITIRNKKLAKLVNRCEEIPGWELFQFYDSIGEKHRIDSGMVNDYIKEISGDLFSAKDFRTWGATKTFFETVYDIGYTPDEKENKSNVLRGFDAAAEALGNTRNVCRNYYVHPQVVDAYETGSIIEYFDKIDSQTSPRPFFTETEEILLQMISKFEIDFS, from the coding sequence ATGACACTTACAGCTAGCCAAATAGAAAAAATTCTTAAGAATCCAGAAGAGACAGCTTCAATAGCAAACCTAATCTACGTATCTGATGCGGACCTCAACATACGCAGAAAGAAAAATAAAGAAAAGTATGACTATGTTTTTAATAATAAACCACTTAAAGATAAAAAAGAATTAGACCGCATAAATAAACTTGTGATACCCCCTAACTGGGAGAAGGTACGTATTGCTTATCCTCCAAACGGACATTTGCAAGTAGTAGGTCGTGATGCAAAGAATAGAAAGGTGTATCGTTATCATGATTTATGGTCTAAAATAAGAAACCAGACTAAGTTCTATAAGTTGGCTAGTTTCGGTAAGGCTCTACCACTTATTAGAGATCGAGTTGATCAAGATCTGGATCTACCAGGGATGACACAACGCAAGGTTCTTGCGCTCATTCTTAGATTGATGGAAGAAACTCACATTAGAATCGGTAATGATTATTATGCAAAAAGAAATAAAACCTATGGATTATCTACGTTAAGAACCAGGCATGTCACTACATCTAAAAACAGAATTAAATTTGAATTTACTGGTAAAAAAGGAAAAAAGCACGCAATCACTATTCGTAATAAAAAGCTTGCAAAGCTTGTAAATAGATGCGAGGAAATACCTGGTTGGGAGCTATTTCAATTTTACGACTCTATAGGAGAAAAGCATCGTATTGATAGCGGGATGGTAAATGACTATATCAAAGAAATAAGTGGTGATTTATTCTCAGCAAAAGACTTCAGAACATGGGGAGCGACAAAAACTTTTTTTGAGACCGTTTATGATATTGGCTATACTCCAGATGAAAAAGAAAATAAATCCAATGTTTTAAGAGGATTTGATGCTGCTGCAGAAGCATTAGGTAATACTAGAAATGTTTGCAGGAATTACTACGTACACCCTCAGGTAGTAGATGCTTATGAAACGGGAAGTATTATTGAATATTTCGACAAAATTGATAGCCAGACTTCTCCTCGGCCTTTCTTTACAGAGACTGAAGAAATATTACTTCAAATGATCTCAAAATTTGAAATTGATTTTTCATAG